In Carya illinoinensis cultivar Pawnee chromosome 9, C.illinoinensisPawnee_v1, whole genome shotgun sequence, the following are encoded in one genomic region:
- the LOC122275793 gene encoding fructose-bisphosphate aldolase 6, cytosolic-like isoform X1 — protein MSAFKSKYQDELIANAAYIGTPGKGILAADESTGTIGKRLSSINVENVEENRRALRELLFTTPGALQYLSGVILFEETLYQKTASGKPFVELLKEGGVLPGIKVDKGTVELPGTNGETTTQGLDGLAQRCQKYYEAGARFAKWRAVLKIGATEPSQLAINDNANGLARYAIICQENGLVPIVEPEILVDGPHDIEKCADVTERVLAAVYKALNDHHVLLEGTLLKPNMVTPGSEAPKVAPEVIAKYTVTALQRTMPPAVPAVVFLSGGQSEEQATLNLNAMNKYKGKKPWSLSFSFGRALQQSTLKTWAGKRENFEKAQAAFLSRAKANSEATLGIYKGDAKLSEGASESLHVKDYKY, from the exons ATGTCGGCTTTCAAGAGCAAATACCAGG ACGAGCTTATTGCTAATGCTGCATACATTGGCACCCCTGGGAAGGGTATCCTTGCCGCTGATGAGTCAACTGGTACCATTGGCAAGCGTCTTTCCAGCATTAATGTCGAGAATGTTGAGGAGAACAGGCGTGCTCTCCGAGAGCTTCTGTTCACCACTCCTGGTGCCCTCCAATACCTCAGTGGAGTAATTCTTTTTGAGGAGACCCTCTATCAGAAGACAGCTTCTG GTAAGCCCTTTGTTGAGCTTTTGAAGGAAGGTGGAGTTCTCCCTGGTATCAAGGTCGACAAGGGCACTGTTGAGCTTCCTGGTACCAATGGTGAGACCACCACCCAGGGTCTTGATGGCCTTGCTCAGCGTTGCCAGAAGTACTATGAAGCTGGTGCTCGATTTGCCAAATGGCGTGCTGTGCTCAAGATTGGCGCAACCGAGCCATCGCAGCTGGCCATCAATGATAATGCCAATGGTTTGGCCCGATATGCTATCATCTGCCAGGAAAACGGCTTGGTTCCCATAGTTGAGCCAGAGATTCTGGTTGATGGACCCCATGATATTGAGAAGTGTGCTGATGTGACTGAACGTGTGCTTGCTGCTGTTTACAAAGCTCTAAATGATCACCATGTCCTGCTTGAGGGAACTTTGTTGAAGCCCAACATGGTGACCCCAGGATCTGAGGCACCAAAGGTTGCACCAGAGGTGATTGCTAAGTACACTGTTACGGCACTACAGCGAACTATGCCTCCTGCAGTTCCCGCAGTTGTTTTCTTGTCTGGTGGTCAGAGTGAGGAGCAGGCAACCCTCAACCTCAATGCAATGAACAAATACAAGGGAAAGAAGCCATGGAGTCTTTCCTTCTCCTTTGGGCGGGCTCTTCAGCAGAGCACTCTCAAGACTTGGGCTGGAAAGCGGGAAAATTTTGAGAAGGCTCAGGCTGCCTTCCTTTCCAGGGCCAAGGCAAACTCAGAGGCAACTCTGGGAATTTACAAGGGCGATGCAAAACTCAGTGAGGGTGCCTCGGAGAGCCTTCATGTGAAGGACTATAAGTACTGA
- the LOC122275509 gene encoding PAN domain-containing protein At5g03700-like produces the protein MDGITNSVTRLRATQLLLFTTHILFTSTAWTYIITGAAAQGLKKGFEATPDPKVSSFQPLLSDFTGNFSLAFLRVNENQLALAVLHVQSSEPLWLANPTELASWSDTTQLFFNGSLVVSDPHSRVFWSTHTDGDVVTLLNSSNLQVQKLSDPHSVVWQSFDFPTDTLVENQNLTSNMSLNSSNGLYSMRLGYDFWGLHAKFGDNSDQIYWKHTALEAKAKVVEGQGPIYAQVNSDGYLGMSQNGSTPVDIQPFNSFHRAINEGFLRLRLEPDGNLKGYYWDGSSWALNYEAISDTCELPSPCGSYGLCGPEYGCSCLDNRTEYRSGEECLPKETGDFCSEKVIKDNFWVLMRNGVQLPFKEQMQYETTSSLEECEGLCENNCSCWGTVYNNGSGFCYMVDYPIQTLVTTGDKSKIGYFKVREGAGKKKRNVGVGVRYAAGGVAAVILIGMVGFLTHRIWKRRTREEERDVSPGPYKNLGSASFKSIEMSNRW, from the coding sequence GAAGCCACCCCAGACCCGAAGGTCTCGTCGTTCCAACCTCTCCTCAGCGACTTCACAGGCAACTTCTCACTCGCTTTCCTCCGAGTGAACGAGAACCAGCTCGCTCTCGCCGTTCTCCACGTGCAGTCCTCCGAACCACTCTGGCTCGCTAACCCGACTGAGCTGGCTAGCTGGTCTGACACAACCCAACTCTTCTTCAATGGCAGTCTCGTGGTTTCAGATCCTCACTCGAGGGTTTTTTGGTCAACTCATACAGACGGCGACGTTGTTACGCTCCTCAACTCCTCGAATCTCCAAGTACAAAAACTCAGCGACCCTCACTCGGTTGTCTGGCAAAGTTTTGACTTCCCCACAGATACCCTTGTCGAGAACCAAAATTTAACGTCCAACATGTCTTTGAATTCATCAAATGGACTTTACTCTATGCGCTTAGGGTACGACTTTTGGGGCTTACACGCAAAGTTTGGAGATAACTCGGATCAGATATACTGGAAACACACGGCGTTAGAGGCCAAAGCAAAGGTGGTCGAAGGACAGGGACCGATTTACGCCCAAGTCAACTCGGACGGGTATCTGGGTATGTCCCAAAATGGAAGCACACCAGTGGACATACAACCATTCAATAGTTTTCATAGAGCGATCAATGAGGGATTCCTCCGGCTCCGGTTAGAACCGGACGGAAACCTCAAAGGGTATTACTGGGACGGGTCCAGTTGGGCCTTGAACTACGAGGCGATCTCGGATACTTGCGAGCTACCGAGTCCATGCGGTTCGTACGGTTTGTGCGGCCCCGAGTACGGTTGCTCCTGTTTGGACAACCGGACGGAATATCGCTCCGGCGAGGAGTGTCTTCCCAAGGAGACCGGCGACTTCTGCAGCGAAAAGGTAATCAAGGACAACTTCTGGGTTCTGATGAGGAATGGCGTCCAGCTGCCGTTCAAGGAGCAAATGCAATACGAAACTACATCTTCGCTGGAAGAGTGCGAGGGCCTATGCGAGAACAACTGTAGTTGTTGGGGGACAGTGTATAACAACGGGTCCGGGTTTTGTTACATGGTGGACTATCCGATCCAAACGTTGGTGACCACCGGGGACAAGAGTAAGATTGGGTATTTTAAGGTGCGGGAAGGTGcagggaagaagaaaagaaacgtGGGTGTTGGAGTCAGGTATGCAGCCGGGGGTGTGGCGGCGGTGATTTTGATTGGAATGGTAGGGTTTTTGACGCACAGGATTTGGAAAAGGAGGACCCGGGAAGAGGAACGTGACGTTTCACCCGGCCCGTATAAGAATCTGGGATCAGCGAGCTTCAAGTCCATCGAGATGTCCAATAGATGGTGA
- the LOC122277694 gene encoding trihelix transcription factor PTL, translating into MEMEDQYGMPDLRQLMNGRSSHFPSIPQPQELFSSHHRNLSPSNHYDMIMVGRQVGAEMLPRGLHEFRSDSHASTAPATTPTVTVTTSTSTPSLSGFEAETAGCLGGDGGTGRWPRQETLTLLEIRSRLDPKFKEANQKGPLWDEVSRIMSEEHGYQRSGKKCREKFENLYKYYKKTKEGKAGRQDGKHYRFFRQLEALYGETNNTTSVPEPHFAGHGLRFQTTSQTAAQANQEAFQSQKHCDSLSLSNSSEYDTSSSNDNDLSTAGLGENESVEKRRKRKGGRSWKAKIKDFIDSQMRKLMERQEAWLEKLTNTLELKEQERMLRQEEWRKQEASRIDREHKFWAKERAWIEARDAALMETLQKLTGCEVKASSSEGLLAPEIQNHGENQNEDGSEILNNGGKGESWPDSEITRLIQLRNATELRIRPSGCSEEVLWEEIAGKMACLGYERNALMYKDKWESINNYPRKTKEGNKKRKENSRGCGYFQTSETSLYNHGGAYCEISEQEPETVRLHGNDGSSPSNSNAGNSVHESCFPFLMGDGDQNLWENYALKVNKGD; encoded by the exons ATGGAAATGGAGGATCAGTATGGCATGCCCGATCTCAGGCAACTCATGAACGGCAGGTCGTCCCATTTCCCGTCCATCCCACAGCCACAAGAGCTCTTCTCTAGCCACCATCGAAACCTCTCCCCCAGCAACCACTACGACATGATTATGGTGGGTCGTCAAGTAGGGGCAGAAATGTTGCCCCGTGGCCTTCACGAGTTTCGCTCTGATTCTCATGCTTCTACTGCACCTGCCACTACCCCCACCGTTACTGTCACCACTTCTACTTCTACTCCTTCGCTTAGCGGGTTTGAAGCCGAGACTGCAGGTTGCTTAGGTGGCGATGGCGGCACTGGAAGATGGCCCAGACAAGAGACTCTCACTCTTCTTGAGATCAGATCTCGCCTTGATCCAAAGTTCAAAGAGGCTAATCAGAAGGGACCCTTGTGGGATGAAGTTTCCAG GATTATGTCCGAGGAGCATGGGTACCAAAGAAGTGGGAAGAAATGCAGGGAGAAGTTTGAGAATTTgtacaaatattacaaaaaaacaaaggaaggcAAGGCAGGAAGACAAGATGGAAAGCACTACAGGTTCTTTCGCCAACTCGAAGCTCTCTATGGAGAAACTAACAATACGACTTCGGTCCCAGAACCTCATTTTGCTGGACACGGCCTTCGGTTCCAAACCACAAGCCAGACCGCAGCTCAAGCAAATCAAGAGGcttttcaatctcaaaagcatTGTGATAGCCTTAGCCTCTCTAATTCCTCTGAGTACGATACTTCTTCCTCCAATGACAATGATCTCAGCACCGCAGGTCTGGGGGAGAACGAATCGGTGGAGAaaaggaggaagagaaaaggTGGAAGAAGCTGGAAGGCGAAGATAAAAGACTTCATCGACTCGCAGATGAGGAAGTTGATGGAGAGACAAGAGGCATGGTTAGAGAAGCTGACGAATACCCTTGAACTGAAGGAACAGGAGAGGATGTTAAGACAGGAAGAATGGAGGAAACAAGAGGCATCCAGGATAGATAGGGAGCACAAGTTTTGGGCTAAAGAGCGGGCTTGGATTGAAGCTAGGGATGCCGCTTTAATGGAGACCCTGCAGAAACTAACAGGATGCGAAGTAAAGGCTTCATCTTCTGAGGGTCTACTGGCCCCTGAAATTCAAAACCACGGTGAAAACCAGAATGAGGATGGTAGTGAGATACTAAATAATGGTGGGAAAGGTGAAAGCTGGCCTGATTCTGAGATTACGAGGTTAATACAACTGAGAAATGCCACTGAGTTAAGAATTCGCCCAAGTGGGTGTTCAGAAGAGGTTCTGTGGGAGGAAATAGCTGGAAAGATGGCTTGCTTGGGATATGAAAGAAATGCTTTAATGTACAAAGACAAATGGGAGAGCATCAATAATTATCCTAGAAAAACCAAGGAAGGAAACAAGAAGCGCAAGGAGAATTCAAGAGGCTGTGGATACTTTCAGACTAGCGAGACGTCCCTATACAATCATGGAGGAGCTTACTGCGAAATCAGCGAACAAGAACCAGAGACTGTGAGACTGCACGGGAATGATGGTTCTTCCCCTTCCAATTCCAATGCCGGAAATTCTGTGCACGAGAGCTGCTTTCCTTTCTTGATGGGCGATGGGGATCAAAACTTGTGGGAAAACTATGCTTTGAAAGTCAACAAAGGCGATTAG
- the LOC122275380 gene encoding uncharacterized protein LOC122275380 — protein MRSIASCYSEHAIKVSDLYCSGPSNQPNLSIKMIPSIPHAVRCIYKAKLPTQKRLLITLNWCNELMGQGFIINIDDSTSSPSKSNSNCQRLQKSKGTKEFQSCNSKIEVFWDISKANYDSGPEPLDGFYVMVFVDSELSLRLGDNDEDLEDKRYNTETPHAKFSLVSRSEHFSGNAVYSTKAQFCDTGTPHDILIKCVGEIGSKSPVLSVFIDKKNIFQVNRLRWNFRGNQAIFLDGLLVDLMWDVHDWFFNPTSGSAVFMFRTRSGFDSRLWLEEKNLELKEQEKVGFTLLICACKKET, from the coding sequence ATGAGGAGTATAGCATCTTGTTACAGCGAACATGCCATTAAGGTGTCCGATTTGTATTGCTCGGGCCCTTCAAACCAGCCTAATCTCTCAATAAAGATGATTCCTTCGATCCCACATGCAGTGAGATGTATATACAAAGCCAAACTCCCAACCCAAAAGCGGCTCCTGATCACGCTCAATTGGTGCAATGAACTTATGGGCCAAGGCTTCATCATTAACATCGATGACAGCACATCCTCCCCCTCCAAGTCTAATTCCAATTGTCAACGACTGCAAAAGAGCAAAGGCACCAAAGAATTCCAGTCTTGCAACTCAAAGATTGAAGTCTTCTGGGATATTTCGAAAGCTAATTATGATTCTGGACCGGAGCCGCTTGATGGGTTTTATGTCATGGTTTTTGTTGACTCAGAGCTTAGCCTGCGCCTTGGAGACAATGATGAAGACTTAGAAGACAAGAGATACAACACAGAAACCCCACATGCAAAGTTTTCATTGGTTTCTAGGAGCGAGCACTTCTCTGGTAATGCTGTTTATTCAACGAAGGCACAGTTCTGCGACACAGGAACACCTCATGACATCTTGATCAAATGTGTTGGAGAAATAGGATCAAAGAGTCCTGTATTATCTGTTTTCATTGACAAGAAGAATATTTTTCAAGTGAATAGATTAAGGTGGAATTTTAGAGGGAACCAAGCTATCTTTCTAGATGGTTTGTTGGTGGATTTGATGTGGGATGTTCATGACTGGTTCTTCAATCCAACATCTGGGTCTGCTGTTTTCATGTTTAGGACTAGGAGTGGCTTTGACAGCAGGCTGTGGTTGGAGGAGAAGAATTTGGAACTGAAGGAACAAGAGAAGGTTGGATTCACGTTGCTGATCTGTGCTTGTAAGAAAGAAACCTGA
- the LOC122275793 gene encoding fructose-bisphosphate aldolase 6, cytosolic-like isoform X2, which produces MKIMGLDELIANAAYIGTPGKGILAADESTGTIGKRLSSINVENVEENRRALRELLFTTPGALQYLSGVILFEETLYQKTASGKPFVELLKEGGVLPGIKVDKGTVELPGTNGETTTQGLDGLAQRCQKYYEAGARFAKWRAVLKIGATEPSQLAINDNANGLARYAIICQENGLVPIVEPEILVDGPHDIEKCADVTERVLAAVYKALNDHHVLLEGTLLKPNMVTPGSEAPKVAPEVIAKYTVTALQRTMPPAVPAVVFLSGGQSEEQATLNLNAMNKYKGKKPWSLSFSFGRALQQSTLKTWAGKRENFEKAQAAFLSRAKANSEATLGIYKGDAKLSEGASESLHVKDYKY; this is translated from the exons ATGAAAATTATGGGTCTGG ACGAGCTTATTGCTAATGCTGCATACATTGGCACCCCTGGGAAGGGTATCCTTGCCGCTGATGAGTCAACTGGTACCATTGGCAAGCGTCTTTCCAGCATTAATGTCGAGAATGTTGAGGAGAACAGGCGTGCTCTCCGAGAGCTTCTGTTCACCACTCCTGGTGCCCTCCAATACCTCAGTGGAGTAATTCTTTTTGAGGAGACCCTCTATCAGAAGACAGCTTCTG GTAAGCCCTTTGTTGAGCTTTTGAAGGAAGGTGGAGTTCTCCCTGGTATCAAGGTCGACAAGGGCACTGTTGAGCTTCCTGGTACCAATGGTGAGACCACCACCCAGGGTCTTGATGGCCTTGCTCAGCGTTGCCAGAAGTACTATGAAGCTGGTGCTCGATTTGCCAAATGGCGTGCTGTGCTCAAGATTGGCGCAACCGAGCCATCGCAGCTGGCCATCAATGATAATGCCAATGGTTTGGCCCGATATGCTATCATCTGCCAGGAAAACGGCTTGGTTCCCATAGTTGAGCCAGAGATTCTGGTTGATGGACCCCATGATATTGAGAAGTGTGCTGATGTGACTGAACGTGTGCTTGCTGCTGTTTACAAAGCTCTAAATGATCACCATGTCCTGCTTGAGGGAACTTTGTTGAAGCCCAACATGGTGACCCCAGGATCTGAGGCACCAAAGGTTGCACCAGAGGTGATTGCTAAGTACACTGTTACGGCACTACAGCGAACTATGCCTCCTGCAGTTCCCGCAGTTGTTTTCTTGTCTGGTGGTCAGAGTGAGGAGCAGGCAACCCTCAACCTCAATGCAATGAACAAATACAAGGGAAAGAAGCCATGGAGTCTTTCCTTCTCCTTTGGGCGGGCTCTTCAGCAGAGCACTCTCAAGACTTGGGCTGGAAAGCGGGAAAATTTTGAGAAGGCTCAGGCTGCCTTCCTTTCCAGGGCCAAGGCAAACTCAGAGGCAACTCTGGGAATTTACAAGGGCGATGCAAAACTCAGTGAGGGTGCCTCGGAGAGCCTTCATGTGAAGGACTATAAGTACTGA